A genomic stretch from Thermoproteales archaeon includes:
- a CDS encoding Tm-1-like ATP-binding domain-containing protein, with protein MSGKNIVIIATLDTKGEEAEYLKKLIEDKGHKAIVVDAGILGEPRFQGDISREKIAELGGRTLNDLIRDARSGVEKMKILKVVIEGVKKAVLDLYQKGMLHTIIATRAYNPITIPTTHTNP; from the coding sequence ATGAGTGGTAAGAATATAGTCATAATCGCGACTCTTGACACGAAAGGAGAAGAAGCTGAATATCTTAAAAAGCTAATAGAGGATAAGGGACATAAAGCAATAGTTGTCGATGCAGGTATACTGGGCGAGCCAAGATTTCAGGGAGATATATCGAGGGAGAAAATTGCCGAGTTAGGAGGGAGAACGCTAAATGATTTAATAAGAGATGCTAGATCAGGCGTAGAAAAAATGAAGATACTCAAAGTTGTTATAGAAGGCGTAAAGAAAGCTGTATTAGACTTATACCAGAAAGGAATGCTCCATACAATAATTGCAACCAGAGCCTATAACCCCATAACCATCCCAACCACACACACCAACCCATAA